The Streptomyces sp. CC0208 genome window below encodes:
- a CDS encoding fumarylacetoacetate hydrolase family protein: MKPAAASASFSGPFALGSLSAPDQASFPALVIPGGRVLDLRAALAEPALTTRQIFERWDVLLPRLHELAADPTAAWRPLEGLRVQAPVEPRQVFQSGANYRQHVIDLEVAHRSPDDPRTVEEARAEIAAIMDRRAAEDLPYVFIGLPSAITGPYDDVVLPSWAEQPDWELELAVVIGRPAQRVPVEEALEYVAGYTIANDLTDRATVFRRDMKAIGTDWLRCKNAPGFTPLGPWIVPAESIADPGDLRVTLKLNGDTMQDESTKDMLFGVARLVSYISQTAQLLPGDLVLTGSPAGNGIHWGRLLRDGDVMEGSVTGLGAQHTRCVAEVL; the protein is encoded by the coding sequence GTGAAACCCGCAGCCGCTTCCGCGTCCTTCTCCGGACCCTTCGCCCTCGGCTCCCTCTCCGCGCCGGACCAGGCATCCTTCCCCGCTCTCGTGATTCCCGGGGGACGCGTGCTGGATCTGCGTGCGGCCCTCGCGGAGCCCGCCCTGACGACCCGGCAGATCTTCGAACGCTGGGACGTCCTGCTCCCTCGCCTGCACGAACTCGCGGCCGACCCCACGGCCGCCTGGCGCCCCTTGGAGGGCCTGCGCGTCCAGGCGCCTGTCGAGCCCCGCCAGGTCTTCCAGTCCGGCGCCAACTACCGGCAGCACGTGATCGACCTGGAGGTCGCCCACCGCTCGCCCGACGATCCGCGCACGGTCGAGGAGGCGCGTGCGGAGATCGCCGCGATCATGGACCGCCGGGCCGCCGAGGACCTGCCGTACGTGTTCATCGGGCTGCCGAGCGCGATCACCGGTCCCTACGACGACGTCGTGCTCCCGTCCTGGGCCGAACAACCGGACTGGGAGCTGGAGTTGGCCGTCGTCATCGGTAGGCCCGCCCAGCGCGTGCCCGTCGAGGAGGCCCTGGAGTACGTCGCCGGGTACACCATCGCCAACGACCTCACCGACCGGGCCACGGTCTTCCGCCGGGACATGAAGGCCATCGGCACCGACTGGCTGCGCTGCAAGAACGCGCCCGGTTTCACCCCGCTCGGGCCGTGGATCGTGCCGGCCGAGTCGATCGCCGACCCGGGCGATCTGCGGGTGACCCTCAAGCTCAACGGCGACACGATGCAGGACGAGTCCACCAAGGACATGCTGTTCGGGGTCGCGCGGCTGGTGTCGTACATCTCGCAGACCGCACAACTCCTGCCCGGCGACCTGGTGTTGACGGGCAGTCCGGCCGGGAACGGCATCCACTGGGGCCGGTTGCTGCGCGACGGCGACGTCATGGAGGGCTCCGTCACCGGGCTCGGCGCGCAGCACACCCGCTGTGTGGCGGAGGTGCTGTGA
- a CDS encoding MEDS domain-containing protein → MRAARTLATLDEAGTGDHVCQLMGPAEDVMDRSRAFVADGALFGDKVMIVGPAMQTAGQFAQTVLDPARLDGPLIAAVRREAENAGREGYRSLRVLHHVTPGAWPEGSEELLRSELDLEEFAAASGALVVCAYRGAEWDASTLEEIRCVHPHHLGSRPSSPAFQVYRTGKEGWTVNGVIDAEGADAFGAVLCTLLAQSATVRLLCHGLEFFDAAAMGTLADASRHLPDRKVVLEGTNETVRLAWELSGFAVPSIPVVMAL, encoded by the coding sequence GTGAGAGCGGCGCGCACCCTGGCCACACTCGACGAGGCCGGTACCGGTGATCACGTCTGCCAGCTGATGGGGCCGGCCGAGGATGTCATGGACCGTAGCCGGGCCTTCGTCGCGGACGGGGCCCTGTTCGGCGACAAGGTGATGATCGTCGGCCCGGCCATGCAGACGGCAGGCCAGTTCGCCCAGACAGTGCTCGACCCGGCCCGACTGGACGGCCCCCTGATCGCCGCGGTGCGCCGCGAGGCGGAGAACGCCGGACGGGAGGGGTACCGATCTCTGCGCGTACTGCACCACGTGACCCCTGGGGCGTGGCCCGAGGGCTCTGAGGAGCTACTGCGCAGTGAGCTGGATCTGGAGGAGTTCGCCGCCGCCAGCGGCGCCCTGGTGGTCTGCGCCTACCGGGGTGCCGAGTGGGACGCTTCTACACTGGAAGAAATCAGGTGTGTGCACCCCCACCACCTGGGCAGCCGTCCGTCATCACCCGCATTCCAGGTGTACCGGACGGGAAAGGAAGGCTGGACGGTGAACGGGGTCATCGACGCCGAAGGCGCCGACGCTTTCGGTGCGGTCCTGTGCACGCTGCTCGCACAGAGCGCGACCGTGCGCCTGCTCTGCCACGGCCTGGAGTTCTTCGACGCGGCCGCAATGGGGACCCTGGCCGACGCCTCCCGGCACCTTCCCGATCGCAAAGTCGTCCTGGAAGGCACGAACGAAACGGTCCGGCTGGCGTGGGAGCTGTCCGGCTTCGCCGTCCCCTCGATCCCGGTGGTGATGGCGCTGTGA
- a CDS encoding helix-turn-helix domain-containing protein → MEGVVEAAVALADAEGFAALSMPNIAKRVGLTANAIYRYVSSRDELLVLVAETAWGPAPDLETGPDQWRAAAATWTRAMIERCETHPWLPDLPIRGAPATPNLLRWTEVLLEALTGAGLSPAESLGCALLLDGYARRIASARRDVRDSSAAPVQSAAVARFLQPLLHEHGYPILASMMTNHEYDDGIGDDDVDFGLTRILDGIEVLIARRTQELRPRHTDE, encoded by the coding sequence GTGGAGGGAGTCGTCGAAGCAGCCGTCGCACTGGCTGACGCGGAAGGCTTCGCGGCCCTGTCCATGCCGAACATCGCCAAGCGGGTGGGTCTCACCGCCAACGCGATCTACCGGTACGTCAGCTCGCGGGACGAACTGCTGGTGCTCGTCGCGGAGACCGCGTGGGGTCCGGCGCCGGACCTGGAAACCGGTCCGGACCAGTGGCGAGCCGCGGCCGCCACCTGGACCAGGGCAATGATCGAGCGATGCGAAACTCATCCATGGCTGCCCGACCTGCCCATCCGCGGTGCGCCCGCGACCCCGAACCTGCTGCGCTGGACAGAAGTGCTGCTGGAAGCGCTCACCGGCGCCGGGCTGAGCCCGGCCGAATCGCTAGGGTGTGCGCTCCTGCTTGACGGCTACGCGCGGCGAATCGCCAGTGCCCGCCGCGATGTGCGCGACAGCAGTGCGGCGCCGGTTCAGTCCGCCGCCGTGGCACGGTTCCTTCAACCGCTCCTGCACGAGCACGGATATCCCATTCTGGCGTCCATGATGACGAACCACGAATACGACGACGGCATCGGCGACGACGACGTGGACTTCGGCCTGACCCGGATCCTGGACGGAATCGAGGTACTGATCGCTCGACGAACACAAGAGCTGCGGCCACGGCACACGGACGAGTGA
- a CDS encoding cysteine hydrolase → MANRALLVMDVQRDVVAIADDGSGYLPRLRRAIDGARAAGITVIYVVLGLRPGDPEVSPRNRVMTNAVRAGLFTEGAPGTEIHDAVAPRQGDVVVTKRRGSAFSGSDLDLVLRARDIDSLVLTGIATSAVVLSTLWHAIDLDFDLTVLADACLDTDPEVHRMLIEKLFPQWADVVAVEDWIKAIAPQ, encoded by the coding sequence ATGGCGAACAGAGCACTTCTGGTGATGGACGTCCAACGGGACGTCGTGGCCATCGCCGATGACGGTTCCGGATATCTGCCCCGCTTGCGCCGGGCGATCGACGGTGCCCGGGCTGCAGGTATCACCGTGATCTACGTGGTGCTCGGGTTACGGCCGGGCGATCCGGAAGTCAGCCCCCGCAACCGGGTGATGACAAACGCCGTCCGGGCCGGCCTGTTCACCGAGGGTGCCCCTGGCACCGAGATCCACGACGCCGTCGCGCCCCGGCAGGGCGATGTCGTGGTCACCAAGAGGCGGGGCAGCGCGTTCTCGGGCAGCGACCTCGACCTGGTGCTCAGGGCTCGCGATATCGACAGTCTCGTCCTCACCGGCATCGCCACCAGTGCTGTGGTGCTGTCCACCCTGTGGCACGCCATCGACCTGGACTTCGACCTCACCGTCCTGGCGGATGCCTGCCTCGACACCGATCCCGAGGTGCATCGCATGCTCATCGAGAAGCTGTTCCCGCAGTGGGCGGATGTGGTCGCCGTCGAGGACTGGATCAAGGCCATCGCACCGCAATAG
- a CDS encoding EthD domain-containing protein, whose protein sequence is MLNLIAAIRRKPGMTHQAFLRYLHEVHGALAAANPLQIRRYIQNHVFDASFGSAEDPVYRTEFGRDSVTELQFTSMEALATTMSDPYSREVIGPDGAHFNDLPSALALLTRPAVLMPPPASAGDEGHVKVLHFLHVSEGLLPADVTGRWRAAHEEVITEGAPHTKALRGCVQHGQTPGAENALRHFGGGGEPAYAGVGALYYDSPDEALTHFPSYERSLRDWSAQAGGFYDPSRSFVLYCREVTVF, encoded by the coding sequence ATGCTGAACCTGATCGCCGCCATCCGCCGCAAGCCGGGCATGACACACCAGGCGTTCCTGCGCTACCTCCACGAGGTGCACGGAGCGCTGGCTGCCGCGAACCCGCTTCAGATCCGGCGCTACATACAGAACCACGTGTTCGACGCGTCCTTCGGCAGCGCGGAAGACCCGGTGTACCGCACCGAGTTCGGCCGGGACTCCGTCACCGAGCTGCAGTTCACCAGCATGGAGGCGCTGGCCACCACGATGTCCGACCCGTACTCGCGCGAGGTCATCGGCCCCGACGGCGCCCACTTCAACGACCTGCCCAGCGCCCTGGCCCTGCTGACCCGCCCCGCGGTGCTCATGCCCCCGCCGGCGTCGGCCGGGGACGAGGGCCACGTGAAGGTACTGCACTTCCTCCACGTGTCTGAAGGACTGCTCCCGGCCGACGTCACCGGGCGGTGGCGGGCCGCCCATGAGGAGGTCATCACCGAAGGGGCGCCCCATACGAAGGCGTTGCGCGGGTGTGTCCAGCACGGGCAGACCCCGGGGGCCGAGAACGCGCTGCGCCACTTCGGCGGCGGAGGCGAGCCCGCCTACGCGGGAGTCGGCGCCCTGTACTACGACTCTCCGGACGAGGCCCTGACCCACTTCCCTTCCTACGAGCGTTCGCTGCGGGACTGGTCCGCACAGGCCGGCGGCTTCTACGACCCGTCCCGCTCGTTCGTCCTCTACTGCCGCGAGGTGACCGTCTTCTGA
- a CDS encoding ferritin-like protein codes for MARLLAVPEAGRGVDWLRSALQVAVELELSTIPPYLCGWWSITDRSSQAARLIRRIIDDEMYHLGVVCNLLVAVGGQPRIRAAAPTYPGPLPGGVREGVTVYLSGLTKSLVHMMMSIEAPEEPLALSDSVTHSVGDFYGAMLDGFRTVAPQLSARGQLTARIGSDDLHPVETLLDVERSIDIIREQGEGTSSSPADSFTDDHPAHYYAFAEIYHGRELRQTADGWTFTGAPVPFPPARPMARVPAGGWPRPSAPVRKLLDRFDNTYTTVLASLDAAWADGGPRALGAAIHAMRALEEPAVRLMETKIPGTRSTYGPQFHPLS; via the coding sequence GTGGCGCGCCTGCTGGCCGTCCCCGAGGCCGGTCGCGGCGTCGACTGGCTCCGGTCGGCGCTTCAGGTCGCTGTGGAGCTGGAACTGTCCACCATCCCGCCGTACCTGTGCGGCTGGTGGTCCATCACGGACCGCAGCTCGCAGGCCGCGCGACTGATCCGGCGCATCATCGACGACGAGATGTACCACCTGGGCGTGGTGTGCAACCTGCTCGTGGCCGTGGGCGGGCAGCCCCGGATCAGGGCGGCGGCGCCCACTTACCCCGGCCCGCTGCCCGGCGGCGTACGCGAAGGCGTGACCGTGTACCTGTCGGGTCTCACCAAGTCCCTGGTGCACATGATGATGTCCATCGAGGCCCCCGAGGAACCGCTGGCCCTCAGCGACAGTGTCACGCATTCCGTCGGCGACTTCTACGGCGCCATGCTCGACGGCTTTCGGACCGTGGCCCCGCAGTTGTCGGCCCGCGGACAGCTGACCGCCCGCATCGGCTCCGACGATCTGCACCCCGTCGAGACCCTCCTCGACGTAGAGCGCTCCATCGACATCATCAGGGAGCAGGGCGAGGGCACGAGCAGTTCCCCGGCCGACTCCTTCACCGACGACCACCCGGCCCACTACTACGCCTTCGCCGAGATCTACCACGGACGGGAACTGCGCCAGACCGCCGATGGCTGGACGTTCACCGGAGCGCCCGTTCCGTTCCCGCCCGCACGGCCCATGGCCCGGGTCCCCGCCGGCGGCTGGCCCCGGCCGTCGGCGCCGGTGCGGAAACTCCTGGACAGGTTCGACAACACCTACACCACCGTGCTGGCCTCCCTCGACGCGGCCTGGGCCGACGGCGGCCCCCGCGCCCTGGGTGCGGCCATCCACGCCATGCGCGCCCTGGAGGAGCCCGCCGTGCGGCTCATGGAGACCAAGATCCCCGGGACCCGGAGCACGTACGGCCCGCAGTTCCACCCGCTCTCCTAG
- a CDS encoding FAD-dependent oxidoreductase — protein MESTTRRGRVLVVGGGTSGNAVTVLLRRAGIDVDLVEARPDWNVRGSGITLQGNALRVLREIGVWDEVREHGFAFDSLGLTAPDGTVLHVGDVLRTGGDDLPATLGMQRPMLQRILADAVRASGATVRLGTTAEILAQDDTAVTVRLSDGTEGRYDLVVAADGLNSATRAALGIDAKPEPTGMAIWRVPAPRPAGVERSDLSHGGPCYIAGYTPTSKDTVYAYLVEASRDRAAVPPESYAREMRRLAEGYGGAWDEIRESITDPAQVNYTCFDRMLVEGAWHRGRVVLVGDAAHCCPPTMAQGAAMALEDAWVLSRLLAGDSAWDTDLLTRYYERRIDRVRTVVDASVLIGQWQLDGVQGDVPGLIDATMTTLKELP, from the coding sequence ATGGAATCAACGACACGGAGAGGGAGAGTCCTGGTCGTCGGAGGGGGCACCTCCGGCAACGCCGTCACCGTGCTGCTGCGCCGGGCGGGCATCGACGTCGACCTCGTCGAGGCAAGGCCCGACTGGAACGTACGCGGCTCCGGCATCACCCTCCAGGGAAACGCCCTGCGCGTGCTGCGCGAGATCGGCGTCTGGGACGAGGTCCGCGAGCACGGCTTCGCGTTCGACTCCCTGGGCCTGACGGCCCCTGACGGCACCGTGCTGCACGTCGGCGACGTCCTGCGCACCGGCGGAGACGACCTGCCCGCCACTTTGGGCATGCAGCGCCCGATGCTCCAGCGCATCCTCGCCGACGCCGTCCGGGCATCCGGGGCCACTGTCCGCCTCGGCACCACCGCCGAGATCCTCGCCCAGGACGACACAGCGGTGACCGTTCGCCTCAGCGACGGCACCGAGGGCCGCTACGACCTCGTCGTGGCCGCCGACGGCCTGAACTCCGCGACCCGCGCCGCCCTGGGCATCGACGCCAAACCCGAACCGACGGGCATGGCGATCTGGCGGGTCCCGGCGCCCCGCCCGGCCGGCGTGGAGCGCAGCGACCTCTCCCACGGCGGGCCCTGCTACATCGCCGGCTACACGCCCACCAGCAAGGACACGGTCTACGCCTATCTGGTCGAGGCCAGCCGCGACCGCGCCGCCGTCCCGCCCGAGTCGTACGCGCGGGAGATGCGCCGCCTCGCCGAGGGGTATGGCGGCGCCTGGGACGAGATCCGGGAGTCGATCACCGATCCGGCCCAGGTGAACTACACCTGCTTCGACCGGATGCTGGTGGAGGGGGCCTGGCACCGCGGGCGGGTCGTCCTCGTCGGCGACGCCGCCCACTGCTGCCCGCCCACGATGGCCCAGGGCGCGGCGATGGCCCTGGAGGACGCCTGGGTGCTGAGCCGGCTGCTGGCCGGCGATTCCGCGTGGGACACGGACCTGCTCACGCGTTACTACGAGCGGCGGATCGACCGGGTCCGGACGGTCGTCGACGCGTCCGTGCTGATCGGGCAGTGGCAGCTCGACGGGGTGCAGGGCGATGTTCCCGGCCTGATCGACGCCACGATGACCACGCTCAAGGAGCTGCCGTGA
- a CDS encoding carboxylesterase/lipase family protein — translation MNPLGQDLSPTHRRSHVTVRPRLRALLTALLCGAMISGAAGSSKAAHRTEAGRGRPATVVRTDAGLVEGGLGTDTRMFQGIPYAAPPVGHLRWASPQPAASWSGVRSATEPGNRCAQAAGLIDQQSSTEDCLYLNVTTPVRSSTRALPVMVWIHGNGYINGAGSLYDAQRLARTGKVIVVSFNYRLGVFGFLDHPALDHGPAKHLSGNFGLEDQQAALRWVQRNAAAFGGDPANVTLFGESAGGTSICAHLVAPESAGLFHQAILQSAQCTGRKWSPGPATWFPLPRAERERHGLDVAAKVGCSALRTAAACLRAKPVEELVKWSDSGLGSGPAVGGGMLPMSPEQAFATGHFRRVPIIQGTTRDEHRLFTAAIEAATGETTTDAGYRQEIQALFAPADAARVLARYPADRFRSPGEALSTVVTDWAWGCTVLDRDRTLDRHVPTYAYEFDDDEAPWFSTLKKPNFPTGAFHGSELQYLFDDEQLPGPATPAQHQLADTMMRYWARFAHTGDPNGPGAAPWPRFGTGRYVQSLRPGRTERTDLAQEHQCGFWNTIAN, via the coding sequence GTGAATCCCCTGGGCCAGGACCTCTCACCCACGCACCGCAGATCGCACGTGACGGTGCGGCCGCGCTTACGGGCCCTGCTGACCGCCCTGCTCTGCGGCGCCATGATCAGCGGCGCAGCCGGATCGTCGAAGGCCGCGCATCGCACCGAGGCCGGCCGAGGCCGTCCTGCCACAGTGGTCAGGACGGACGCCGGCCTGGTCGAAGGTGGCCTCGGCACGGACACCCGGATGTTCCAGGGAATCCCTTACGCCGCCCCGCCGGTCGGGCACCTGCGCTGGGCGTCGCCCCAACCGGCTGCGTCCTGGTCAGGCGTACGGTCCGCCACCGAACCCGGCAACCGGTGTGCACAGGCAGCAGGGCTCATCGACCAGCAGAGCAGCACCGAAGACTGCCTGTACCTGAACGTCACCACGCCCGTGCGCAGCAGTACCCGCGCTCTGCCGGTGATGGTGTGGATCCACGGCAACGGCTACATCAACGGCGCGGGGAGCCTTTACGACGCACAACGCCTGGCCCGTACGGGCAAGGTGATCGTGGTCAGCTTCAACTACCGGCTCGGCGTCTTCGGATTCCTCGACCATCCCGCGCTCGACCACGGTCCGGCCAAGCACCTGTCGGGCAACTTCGGCCTGGAGGACCAGCAGGCCGCGTTGCGGTGGGTGCAGCGCAACGCGGCGGCGTTCGGCGGCGACCCGGCGAATGTCACGCTCTTCGGCGAGTCGGCGGGCGGCACCAGCATCTGCGCGCATCTCGTGGCGCCGGAGTCAGCGGGCCTCTTCCACCAGGCCATCCTGCAAAGCGCCCAGTGCACGGGACGTAAATGGTCACCGGGTCCGGCGACCTGGTTCCCGCTGCCGCGCGCGGAGCGCGAGCGGCACGGGCTTGACGTGGCGGCCAAGGTCGGCTGCTCCGCCCTGCGAACAGCAGCGGCCTGTCTGCGCGCCAAGCCCGTGGAGGAACTCGTCAAGTGGTCCGACTCCGGACTCGGCTCCGGACCGGCCGTTGGCGGCGGCATGCTGCCCATGAGCCCGGAACAGGCGTTCGCCACCGGCCACTTCCGCCGGGTCCCCATCATCCAGGGAACGACCCGGGACGAACATCGCCTGTTCACCGCCGCCATTGAAGCCGCGACCGGCGAGACGACGACCGACGCCGGCTACCGGCAGGAGATCCAGGCACTTTTCGCGCCCGCCGACGCGGCCCGCGTCCTGGCCCGCTACCCCGCCGACCGCTTCCGATCCCCGGGCGAGGCGCTGTCCACCGTCGTCACCGACTGGGCCTGGGGGTGCACGGTCCTCGACCGGGACCGGACCCTGGACCGGCATGTGCCGACCTACGCCTACGAGTTCGACGACGACGAAGCTCCCTGGTTCAGCACCCTCAAGAAACCCAATTTCCCCACGGGGGCGTTCCACGGCAGCGAGCTGCAGTACCTCTTCGACGACGAGCAGCTCCCCGGTCCGGCCACACCCGCTCAGCACCAACTCGCGGACACGATGATGCGCTACTGGGCCCGCTTCGCCCACACGGGCGACCCGAACGGACCCGGCGCGGCGCCCTGGCCCCGGTTCGGCACCGGCCGGTACGTCCAGTCGCTGCGACCGGGGAGGACGGAACGGACCGATCTCGCCCAGGAACACCAGTGTGGCTTTTGGAACACCATCGCCAATTGA
- a CDS encoding LysR family transcriptional regulator: MSLSGLDLNLVLSLRALLEERNVTRAGQRVGLSQPAMSAALARLRRHFDDDLISRAGKQYELTALGRALQDRTATACDLLERVFTSRADFAPGSEEHEFTLLTSDYALSVFGAELAQRVHAEAPGVRLRFQRTPGDVTEDTETLLSTADGLFMPHGVISGFPAVELFADRWVFLVAETNDEVGDQLTMDDLARLPWVAYQRTYDAPAARQLSMLGIEPHVEVSVDSFQALPFLVAGTRRIALVQQRLAELLSGVAAVRRMEAPYGAVPLQEALWWHPVHTHDAAHIWLRETAARVGAELAPSEPRPPAAVPSS, from the coding sequence GTGTCCCTCTCCGGCCTCGACCTCAATCTCGTCCTGTCCCTGCGGGCCCTGCTGGAGGAACGCAATGTCACCCGCGCCGGGCAACGCGTCGGGCTCAGCCAACCGGCCATGAGTGCCGCGCTGGCACGCCTGCGCCGCCACTTCGACGACGACCTGATCTCGCGCGCCGGCAAACAGTACGAACTCACCGCCCTCGGCCGTGCCCTGCAGGACCGCACCGCGACCGCCTGCGACCTGCTGGAACGGGTCTTCACCAGCAGGGCCGACTTCGCCCCCGGCAGCGAGGAGCACGAGTTCACCCTGCTCACGTCCGACTACGCGCTCAGCGTCTTCGGCGCCGAGCTCGCCCAGCGGGTGCACGCCGAGGCCCCGGGGGTACGGCTGCGCTTCCAGCGGACGCCCGGCGACGTCACGGAGGACACCGAAACGCTGCTCAGCACGGCCGACGGACTGTTCATGCCGCACGGCGTCATCAGCGGATTCCCCGCCGTGGAACTGTTCGCCGACCGCTGGGTCTTCCTCGTCGCCGAGACCAACGACGAGGTCGGCGACCAGCTGACCATGGACGACCTGGCACGCCTGCCCTGGGTCGCCTATCAGCGCACCTACGACGCCCCGGCCGCCCGGCAGTTGAGCATGCTCGGCATCGAACCGCACGTCGAGGTCTCCGTCGACAGCTTCCAGGCGCTGCCCTTCCTGGTCGCCGGAACCCGGCGGATCGCCCTGGTGCAACAGCGTCTGGCCGAGCTTCTGAGCGGGGTGGCCGCCGTACGCCGGATGGAGGCGCCGTACGGGGCGGTCCCTCTCCAGGAGGCGCTGTGGTGGCATCCGGTGCACACCCACGACGCGGCCCACATCTGGCTGCGCGAGACCGCGGCCCGAGTGGGAGCGGAACTGGCGCCGTCCGAACCCCGCCCACCCGCCGCCGTCCCATCGAGCTAG
- a CDS encoding cyclase family protein → MNRHDPEGAIAEAAKAYSNWGRWGADDVLGTLNFLDEAKRREGAALVRRGVSFSLSQRFDMNGPQKGWRRRTNPVHTMLDTGTDAALGNQGFPHGIGGADDVIAMPLQCSTQWDGLGHIFDHGKAWNGRDAATTVTSEGDLVTGIEHMAPYVAGRGVLLDVGRVIGDERGELPDGFAITEEHLAETAQAHGVAVGHGDLVVVRTGRLARARREGWGEYAGGDSPGLSFTTAGWLHASEIAAIATDTWGFEVRPNEFDAAFQPLHQVAIPNIGLLIGEMWDPDTLADDCAADGVYEFWLTAAPLPITGAVGSPVNPVAVK, encoded by the coding sequence GTGAACCGACACGACCCCGAGGGCGCGATCGCCGAGGCCGCCAAGGCGTACTCCAACTGGGGGCGTTGGGGCGCGGACGACGTGCTCGGCACGCTGAACTTCCTGGACGAGGCCAAGCGCCGCGAAGGCGCGGCACTGGTCCGCCGGGGGGTGAGCTTCTCGCTGTCGCAGCGGTTCGACATGAACGGCCCGCAGAAGGGCTGGCGCCGCCGCACCAACCCGGTGCACACCATGCTGGACACCGGTACCGACGCCGCCCTCGGCAACCAGGGCTTCCCGCACGGCATCGGCGGCGCCGACGATGTGATCGCGATGCCGCTGCAGTGCTCCACCCAGTGGGACGGACTCGGGCACATCTTCGACCACGGCAAGGCGTGGAACGGCCGGGACGCCGCGACCACGGTCACCTCCGAAGGCGACCTCGTCACCGGCATCGAGCACATGGCGCCGTACGTCGCCGGACGCGGCGTCCTCCTCGACGTCGGCCGGGTGATCGGCGACGAACGGGGGGAGCTGCCGGACGGATTCGCGATCACGGAGGAGCACCTGGCCGAGACGGCTCAGGCGCACGGCGTGGCCGTAGGACACGGTGACCTCGTCGTCGTACGGACCGGGCGGCTGGCGCGCGCTCGCCGCGAGGGCTGGGGCGAGTACGCCGGCGGTGACTCACCGGGGCTGTCCTTCACCACAGCCGGCTGGCTGCACGCGAGTGAGATCGCCGCGATCGCCACCGACACCTGGGGCTTCGAGGTGCGGCCGAACGAGTTCGACGCCGCCTTCCAGCCGCTGCACCAGGTCGCCATCCCCAACATCGGCCTGCTGATCGGCGAGATGTGGGACCCCGACACCCTCGCCGACGACTGCGCGGCCGACGGCGTGTACGAGTTCTGGCTCACCGCCGCACCTCTGCCCATCACCGGAGCCGTCGGCTCCCCTGTCAACCCGGTCGCCGTCAAGTGA
- a CDS encoding MFS transporter — protein sequence MPAPVSPLPAPPSDAAADAPPEQIVSGPGHRLRLTLLMAGACLPILGAVLIAPVLPQMQDHFADVPGVDALVPMALTIPALSLALLAPFAGVLVDRLGRKRLLVVATVVYAILGTAPLWLDSLVAIVASRALVGVTEAAIMTCCTTLLGDYYSGRQRDRYLAMQTMCAAISATAFFVLGGAAGSAGWRMPFWAYAVSLLLAPAMAAFLPRPRPHGLADALSPTTAEPVAARPFPWRPLAGTCALTVFGAVLFYTVQVEMAFLLDDMGVRNTAVIGLASAGSSAAIVIGAVLFTRSGRSPRDWLPTAFALCTLGFAVIWLAPDPVVLTLGAVINCLGGGIMLPSLLTLAMSLLDFEDRGRGTGLWTGSFFLGQFICPLVVLALASAVGTRANALGVLALAGAAATVALGLAARRRRTQAAPEPVRQLAG from the coding sequence ATGCCTGCACCCGTGTCCCCGCTCCCCGCCCCGCCGTCCGACGCGGCCGCGGACGCCCCGCCCGAGCAGATCGTGTCCGGCCCCGGCCACCGGCTTCGCCTGACGCTCCTGATGGCCGGTGCCTGTCTGCCCATCCTCGGCGCCGTGCTCATCGCCCCCGTCCTGCCGCAGATGCAGGACCACTTCGCCGACGTGCCGGGCGTGGACGCGCTCGTCCCCATGGCGCTGACCATCCCCGCCCTGTCGCTGGCGCTGCTGGCTCCCTTCGCCGGCGTCCTCGTGGACCGGCTCGGCCGCAAACGCCTGCTCGTCGTCGCGACCGTGGTGTACGCGATCCTCGGCACCGCTCCCCTGTGGCTGGACTCCCTCGTCGCCATCGTCGCCAGCCGCGCCCTCGTCGGCGTCACCGAAGCCGCCATCATGACCTGCTGCACCACGCTGCTCGGCGACTACTACTCCGGCCGGCAACGCGACCGCTACCTCGCGATGCAGACGATGTGCGCCGCGATCTCCGCGACGGCCTTCTTCGTCCTGGGCGGCGCGGCCGGATCGGCCGGCTGGCGCATGCCGTTCTGGGCCTACGCCGTGAGCCTGCTGCTCGCCCCCGCCATGGCCGCCTTCCTGCCCCGGCCCCGACCGCACGGCCTCGCGGACGCCCTCTCCCCCACCACCGCGGAGCCGGTCGCCGCGCGGCCCTTCCCCTGGCGTCCGCTGGCAGGCACCTGCGCGCTGACCGTCTTCGGCGCCGTCCTCTTCTACACCGTCCAGGTGGAGATGGCGTTCCTCCTTGACGACATGGGCGTGCGCAACACCGCGGTGATCGGGCTGGCCAGCGCCGGTTCCAGCGCCGCGATCGTGATCGGCGCGGTCCTCTTCACCAGGTCCGGCCGCAGCCCGCGGGACTGGCTGCCCACCGCCTTCGCCCTGTGCACCCTCGGCTTCGCGGTGATCTGGCTCGCCCCCGATCCCGTCGTGCTGACCCTCGGTGCCGTGATCAACTGTCTGGGGGGCGGCATCATGCTGCCGAGCCTGCTCACCCTCGCCATGTCCCTGCTCGACTTCGAAGACCGTGGCCGCGGCACCGGCCTGTGGACCGGCTCCTTCTTCCTCGGCCAGTTCATCTGCCCACTCGTGGTCCTCGCCCTCGCCTCCGCCGTCGGCACTCGGGCCAACGCCCTGGGCGTACTCGCCCTCGCCGGGGCCGCAGCCACCGTCGCGCTCGGCCTCGCCGCCCGACGACGCCGTACGCAGGCCGCCCCCGAACCGGTCCGGCAATTGGCGGGCTGA